Proteins encoded in a region of the Diospyros lotus cultivar Yz01 chromosome 9, ASM1463336v1, whole genome shotgun sequence genome:
- the LOC127810209 gene encoding DEAD-box ATP-dependent RNA helicase 21: MSKTLGEAGGSGGAAAVAATNDVKKPVFLTKAQREQLAIQRREEEIAEQKRRAEQLLLLHNPNRPSSDSKASSSSDLLPHDSSTGRQHYRSSRDRHYDRDRDRDRDRDRDRERDSERRNREREREEEQKARERARLEKLAEREREKELDAIKEQYLGGKKPKKRVIKPSEKFRFSFDWENTEDTSRDMNSLYQNPHEARLLFGRGFRAGMDRREQKKLAAKNEKDLREEIRKKDGIEEKPEEAAAQRLKEEAADLYDTFDMRVDRHWSEKKLEEMTERDWRIFREDFNISYKGSKIPRPMRSWVESRLSTELLKAVERAGYKTPSPIQMAAIPLGLQQRDVIGVAETGSGKTAAFVLPMLTYITRLPPISEENEAEGPYAVVLAPTRELAQQIEDETVKFAHYLGIKVVSIVGGQSIEEQGFRIRQGCEVVIATPGRLIDCLERRYAVLNQCNYVVLDEADRMIDMGFEPQVVGVLDAMPSSNLKPENEDEELDDKKIYRTTYMFSATMPPAVERLARKYLRNPVVVTIGTAGKTTDLISQHVIMMKESEKLYRLQKQLDELGDKTAIVFINTKKSADFLAKALDKSGYRVTTLHGGKSQEQREISLEGFRTKRYNVLVATDVAGRGIDIPDVAHVINYDMPGNIEMYTHRIGRTGRAGKSGIATTFLTLHDTDVFYDLKQMLIQSNSPVPPELARHEASKFKPGSIPDRPPRRNDTVFAH; the protein is encoded by the coding sequence ATGAGCAAAACCCTAGGTGAAGCCGGAGGAAGCGGCGGCGCCGCTGCCGTCGCAGCAACCAACGATGTGAAGAAACCGGTGTTCCTTACCAAAGCTCAGAGGGAGCAGCTAGCCATCCAACGTCGCGAGGAAGAAATCGCCGAGCAGAAGCGCCGTGCCGAACAACTACTACTCCTCCATAACCCTAACCGCCCTTCCTCCGATTCCAAAGCCTCCTCTTCTTCCGATCTGCTGCCCCATGACTCTTCGACCGGCCGCCAGCACTACCGTTCCTCCCGCGACCGCCATTATGATCGTGACCGTGACCGTGATCGCGACCGGGATCGAGATCGGGAACGCGATTCCGAGCGGCGTAACCGTGAGCGGGAGCGCGAGGAGGAACAAAAGGCTCGGGAGAGAGCCCGATTGGAGAAGCTAGCGGAGCGGGAGCGAGAGAAAGAGCTTGACGCCATCAAAGAGCAGTACCTGGGCGGCAAAAAACCTAAGAAACGGGTCATCAAGCCGAGCGAGAAGTTTCGGTTCTCTTTTGACTGGGAAAACACCGAGGACACTTCCCGCGACATGAATTCCCTCTACCAAAATCCTCACGAGGCTCGCTTGCTATTTGGCCGGGGCTTTCGCGCTGGCATGGATCGCCGTGAGCAAAAGAAGCTCGCAGCAAAGAATGAGAAGGATCTCAGAGAGGAAATTCGCAAGAAGGATGGCATTGAGGAGAAGCCTGAAGAGGCAGCCGCCCAGAGACTCAAGGAAGAGGCCGCTGATTTGTACGACACTTTCGACATGAGGGTCGATCGCCACTGGTCCGAGAAGAAGCTCGAAGAGATGACTGAGAGAGATTGGAGGATTTTCAGAGAAGATTTCAACATATCCTACAAGGGATCCAAGATTCCTCGGCCTATGAGGAGCTGGGTTGAGAGTAGGTTGAGTACTGAGCTGTTGAAGGCTGTGGAGAGGGCAGGCTACAAAACTCCATCACCAATTCAGATGGCTGCTATTCCACTCGGTCTGCAACAGCGCGATGTCATTGGTGTTGCTGAGACTGGTTCTGGTAAGACTGCTGCCTTTGTTCTTCCCATGTTGACTTATATAACTAGGCTCCCTCCTATTAGCGAAGAGAATGAGGCGGAAGGGCCTTATGCTGTGGTTTTGGCTCCCACTCGAGAACTTGCACAGCAGATTGAGGATGAGACAGTCAAGTTTGCCCATTATTTGGGGATCAAAGTAGTTTCAATTGTTGGTGGGCAATCAATCGAAGAGCAAGGGTTCAGGATTAGGCAGGGGTGTGAGGTAGTGATTGCCACACCTGGAAGACTTATTGACTGCTTAGAAAGGCGTTATGCTGTTCTGAATCAGTGCAATTATGTCGTCCTTGATGAGGCTGATCGCATGATAGATATGGGTTTTGAGCCTCAAGTTGTGGGTGTCTTGGATGCAATGCCTTCAAGCAATTTGAAACCGGAGAACGAAGATGAAGAGCTTGATGACAAAAAGATTTACAGGACAACTTATATGTTCAGTGCTACAATGCCTCCAGCTGTAGAGCGACTTGCTAGAAAGTACCTGAGAAACCCGGTGGTTGTCACAATTGGTACTGCTGGAAAGACAACTGACTTGATCAGCCAGCACGTGATCATGATGAAGGAGTCAGAGAAGTTGTATAGGTTGCAGAAACAGCTTGATGAACTTGGAGATAAGACAGCTATTGTGTTTATAAACACCAAGAAGTCTGCTGATTTCCTTGCCAAAGCTTTGGATAAATCTGGGTATAGAGTAACTACTTTGCATGGTGGGAAGTCACAGGAGCAGAGAGAAATTAGTCTTGAAGGTTTCAGGACTAAGAGATACAATGTATTGGTTGCAACAGATGTAGCAGGACGTGGGATTGATATTCCTGACGTGGCCCATGTAATCAATTATGATATGCCTGGGAATATTGAAATGTACACTCATCGCATTGGAAGAACTGGTCGTGCAGGAAAATCAGGTATTGCGACAACATTCTTGACTTTACATGACACAGATGTCTTCTACGATCTCAAGCAGATGCTTATTCAGAGTAATAGTCCTGTGCCTCCTGAATTGGCTAGACACGAGGCTTCAAAATTCAAGCCAGGAAGCATTCCTGACAGACCACCTAGGCGGAATGATACAGTGTTTGCTCATTGA